The stretch of DNA GGAGTGATACCGATCGGGACTGATCCGATCGGGTTCGTATCGACGACGAAACGATAGCGGTCGCCGTCCTCGCCGACGCGGTCCTTCGCCGGTGCGGCGTGTGAATAGCCGCAGTTCGGTCCCGTCGCACGCAGGGACAGTGGTCGCGAGGCGAAAACCCACGGCTGTAGTGTGAGAGGATGTCAGCCCACGATCAGCTCGAGTACGACGACGACGGCGGCGAGGAAGACGTGTTCGCCGTCGACGACGAACCCGTAGAACAGCGGGCCGCGATCGGGGGTCGCGAACGGGATGTAAGCGCAGACGTAGGCGTTCATCGCGAGCACGACGAGGTACTCCCGCGGGACGATACCGGCCCCGACGAGGGCGACGACGGTCGCGGCGACGGCGACGGTCGCCAGCAGCGATAGCACGCGGGTCCACCTCGGCCCGAACAGGTTGGGGACCGTCGGGATGCCCGCCGCGCGGTCGCCCTCGATGTCCTTTACGTCGAAGATCACCGCGGCGATGGTGATCATGGTCGTGATATAGGCGAAGAGAAACAGGATTCCCGGCGAGCGCAACTGGCCGTAGTAGTAGCCGACGCCGAGGGGAATCGCGCCCCAGGCGAACCCGACGACGAGGTTCTTCACGAAGAAGAGCTGCTTGACACCGCCGACGGAGTACAGGAGGACGACTACGAGCGGGAGGAGCATGTAAATCGCGCCGGGGAGTCCGAGGGAGACGGCGATCCCGACGGCAGCAAGGTAGAGGCCGATCACCGACACCAGCCAGAGTCTCCCGTACCGCTTCGTAAACGCTGCGCGCTGCGGGACGTTCTGTTCGTCCTCCTCGAGGTCGGTGAACCGGTTGACGGTGTAGACGAACATCGTGGCCGCAAAGAGGATGAAGAGGGGCAGGGGCTCGAGCGGGAGCCCGACGAGGAGAGCTGTCGTGACGGCGACGCTGACCGTGGCCAGCGAGATGAAGAGGTTGCTGTGGACCAGATATCGGAGGACGGTTTTGACGGACGCCGCCCACTTCGGCGTTCGACACGTTGCGGTGGGATTCCTCACGGCGGGTGTGCCTCGTGTGGGTGGTTAGGACAGGCGACGTTTGAATGCTGTGTCGGCTGGTGTCGACCGATCATCGAGCGCGGCAAGCGGTGGCCTCGGCGGCAGGTGGTCGACGACCGATCGATGGAAAAACGACTACTCGTGGCACGGTTTCGGGACAGAGTTCGGACGTGCGGGTACGTCTCACCCACCTTCAGTTGAAAACCCACACAAAGAAGAGAACAAGCAAAACGGTCCGGTAGCGACGAACCCGGTGTAGTCGATACACGTCGATGGATATCCCGTGGCGAGTGGAAACTGGCAGGATTTAAGCAAGGCCGGAACGCCCGTTCGAATGGCATGAAATTACACGAGTATCAGGCGAAGAGCGTCTTCGCCGATGCCGGGATTCCGACGCCGGACTCGCAACTCGCTTCCGATGTCGACGGCGTCGTCGCTGCGGCCGACGAGATCGGGTATCCGGTCGCGGTGAAAGCGCAGGTACAGGTCGGCGGCCGGGGAAAGGCCGGCGGAATCGAACTCGTCGAGGACGAGGACGAGGCCCGAGCGGCGGCCGAGTCGATCCTCGGCATGGATCTGAAGGGGTATCACGTCGATCGCGTCCTCGTCGAGGAAGCGGTCGACTTCACGAACGAGCTCTACGTCGGGATCACGATGGACCGCGGCGAGGGGAAACCCGTCGCGATGGTCTCGACCAGGGGCGGCGTCAACATCGAGGAGGTCGCCGAGGAGGACCCCGATGCGATCGCCCGCGAACACATCGACCCGTCCTTCGGGATGCACCCTTACCAGGCCCGCAAGGCCGTCTACGACGCTGGCGTCGACCAATCGGTCGCGCGCGACGTCTCGAGCGTCCTGACCACGCTCTATCAGCTCTGGGACGACAAGGACGGCGCTGACGCCGAGATCAACCCGCTGATGGTCACGAGCGACGACGAAGTCATCGCGGCCGACGCCGTGATGAACATCGACGAGGACGCGCTGTTCCGACAGCCAGAACTCGCCGAGATGGAAGAAGAAGCGGCCGGCGGCGACGAACTCGAGCAGAAGGCCGACGAGTACGACTTCGACTACGTCCGCCTGGACGGCAACGTCGGCATCATCGGCAACGGTGCGGGGCTCGTGATGACGACGCTGGATCTGGTCGACCACTACGGCGGCCAGCCCGCGAACTTCCTGGACGTCGGCGGCGGTGCGAAAGCCGAACGCATCGCGAACGCGCTCGATATGGTGTTCTCGGACGACAACGTCGATAGCGTCGTCTTCAACATCTTCGGCGGGATCACCCGCGGCGACGAGGTTGCCAAGGGGATCAACGAGGCGCTCGAGCAGTTCGACGAGATCCCCAAGCCGGTCGTCGTCCGACTGGCCGGGACCAACTGGGAGGAGGGTATGGAAATTCTCAACGAGGACCTCGTGACGGTCGAACAGACCCTCGAGGACGCGGTCCAGCGTGCCGTCGAGTACGCTGGGGAGGTGAACGACCAATGAGCGTACTAGTCGACGACGACACGCGCGTCGTGGTACAGGGCATCACCGGCGGGGAAGGGAAGTTCCACGCCGAGCAGATGATGGAGTACGGTACCAACGTCGTGGCCGGCGCGGTCCCCGGCAAGGGCGGACAGGAAGCCGCCGGCGTCCCGGTTTACGACACGGTCCACGAGGCGGTGGACGAGGAGAACGCCGATACGTCCGTGATCTTCGTCCCGCCGGCGTTCGCCGGGGACGCGATTTTCGAATCGCTGGATTCCGGACTCGACCTCGCGGTCGCGATCACGGAGGGCATTCCGACCCAGGACATGGCGCGTGTCAACAAGCGCCTCTCCGAGACCGATACCCGTCTCATCGGCCCGAACTGTCCCGGCCTCATCACCCCTGGCGAGGCCAAACTCGGCATCCTCCCCGGCAACATCTTCGCCGAGGGGAACGTCGGGCTGGTCTCCCGCTCGGGGACCCTGACCTACCAGGTCGTCGACAGCCTGACCAATCGCGGTATCGGCCAGACCACCGCTATCGGTATCGGCGGCGACCCGATCATCGGCACCGACTTCGTCGACGCCCTCGAACTGTTCGAGGACGACCCCGACACCGACGCGATCGTCA from Natrinema salaciae encodes:
- a CDS encoding UbiA family prenyltransferase, translated to MRNPTATCRTPKWAASVKTVLRYLVHSNLFISLATVSVAVTTALLVGLPLEPLPLFILFAATMFVYTVNRFTDLEEDEQNVPQRAAFTKRYGRLWLVSVIGLYLAAVGIAVSLGLPGAIYMLLPLVVVLLYSVGGVKQLFFVKNLVVGFAWGAIPLGVGYYYGQLRSPGILFLFAYITTMITIAAVIFDVKDIEGDRAAGIPTVPNLFGPRWTRVLSLLATVAVAATVVALVGAGIVPREYLVVLAMNAYVCAYIPFATPDRGPLFYGFVVDGEHVFLAAVVVVLELIVG
- the sucC gene encoding ADP-forming succinate--CoA ligase subunit beta, yielding MKLHEYQAKSVFADAGIPTPDSQLASDVDGVVAAADEIGYPVAVKAQVQVGGRGKAGGIELVEDEDEARAAAESILGMDLKGYHVDRVLVEEAVDFTNELYVGITMDRGEGKPVAMVSTRGGVNIEEVAEEDPDAIAREHIDPSFGMHPYQARKAVYDAGVDQSVARDVSSVLTTLYQLWDDKDGADAEINPLMVTSDDEVIAADAVMNIDEDALFRQPELAEMEEEAAGGDELEQKADEYDFDYVRLDGNVGIIGNGAGLVMTTLDLVDHYGGQPANFLDVGGGAKAERIANALDMVFSDDNVDSVVFNIFGGITRGDEVAKGINEALEQFDEIPKPVVVRLAGTNWEEGMEILNEDLVTVEQTLEDAVQRAVEYAGEVNDQ
- the sucD gene encoding succinate--CoA ligase subunit alpha, with protein sequence MSVLVDDDTRVVVQGITGGEGKFHAEQMMEYGTNVVAGAVPGKGGQEAAGVPVYDTVHEAVDEENADTSVIFVPPAFAGDAIFESLDSGLDLAVAITEGIPTQDMARVNKRLSETDTRLIGPNCPGLITPGEAKLGILPGNIFAEGNVGLVSRSGTLTYQVVDSLTNRGIGQTTAIGIGGDPIIGTDFVDALELFEDDPDTDAIVMCGEIGGEDEEEAAAFIDDYVDTPVAGFIAGRTAPPGKRMGHAGAIVSGSGTGTAESKISALNDAGVPVGDTPEEVADHIEEFLA